The following coding sequences are from one Paenarthrobacter ureafaciens window:
- a CDS encoding biotin-dependent carboxyltransferase family protein, with amino-acid sequence MAFDIKNPGLATTVQDQGRVGYYNVGIPQSGSMDQYSAELGNALVGNSAGDAVLECTYLGPVLVTDTDATIAVTGAPVEVKINGQAQPQWTQLQLKAGDELSFGVIQGGTRYYIAVRGGIDVPVVLGSRSTYVLGGIGGLNGRKLEAGDLVPVGEPTGDLPAVQAMPEHFRPSYDKEQTVRIVLGLYDHRLTDTGKENLLNGEWKVTPVADRMGLRYSGPGVEWKEREQPFGAGSDPSNIVDAGYAVGSIQIPGGTQPIILHRDAVSGGGYAMVATVISADMDLVARAAPGTVTTFVAVSQDEAIVARKERSELKSKAWEALAAKA; translated from the coding sequence ATGGCATTTGATATCAAGAATCCTGGCCTCGCCACCACCGTCCAGGATCAAGGACGCGTGGGCTACTATAACGTGGGTATTCCGCAAAGCGGCTCCATGGACCAGTACTCGGCGGAACTTGGCAATGCCTTGGTAGGAAACAGTGCAGGAGACGCCGTCCTCGAATGCACCTATCTGGGACCTGTTCTGGTGACAGACACCGATGCCACCATCGCCGTTACCGGCGCTCCCGTTGAGGTCAAGATCAACGGACAAGCCCAGCCGCAGTGGACGCAACTCCAGCTCAAGGCCGGCGACGAACTCAGCTTCGGCGTCATCCAGGGTGGCACGCGCTACTACATCGCGGTCCGCGGCGGAATCGACGTCCCCGTAGTCCTCGGGAGCCGGTCCACCTATGTCCTTGGCGGCATTGGCGGGCTCAACGGCAGGAAGCTCGAAGCCGGGGACCTGGTGCCGGTGGGCGAGCCGACCGGTGACCTTCCAGCAGTCCAAGCCATGCCTGAGCACTTCCGGCCGTCCTACGACAAAGAGCAAACCGTGCGGATTGTCCTGGGCCTCTACGACCACCGGCTCACGGACACCGGAAAGGAGAACCTCCTGAACGGCGAATGGAAAGTCACCCCCGTGGCCGACCGGATGGGCCTCCGCTACTCCGGGCCGGGGGTCGAATGGAAAGAACGCGAGCAACCGTTCGGCGCCGGATCAGACCCCTCCAACATCGTCGATGCCGGCTACGCGGTGGGATCCATCCAGATTCCCGGCGGCACCCAGCCCATCATCCTGCACCGGGATGCTGTTTCCGGCGGCGGCTACGCGATGGTCGCCACCGTCATCAGCGCGGACATGGACCTTGTGGCCCGTGCAGCCCCCGGCACGGTCACCACGTTTGTTGCCGTCAGCCAGGACGAAGCAATCGTGGCACGCAAGGAGCGTTCGGAGCTGAAGAGCAAAGCCTGGGAGGCCTTGGCGGCAAAGGCGTAG
- a CDS encoding acetyl-CoA carboxylase biotin carboxylase subunit codes for MMKKLLIANRGEIAVRIIRTARDMGLGTVVVVSEPDSTSLAARTADESVVVGPAPAPASYLNQDAIIAAALDTGCDAIHPGYGFLSENTSFARKVADAGLIWVGPDADAIEMMGNKSLARESAHKAGVPVLRGTDGPLDPDADAVAIASGIGYPLVVKASAGGGGRGIRFVSAEDELLETIEMARGEAASVFGDPTVYLERFVEHARHVEVQILGDGTNFIHLGDRDCSMQRRSQKVIEEAPAPDLPDSVRRTIRESSVELARQCGYQGAGTVEFLYDPLNHEAAFIEMNTRIQVEHPITEQITGVDLVREQLLIAGTGSMSLSQEDITFTGHAIECRINAEDPGNNFFPSPGRLDSLEWPTGEGIRVDTGVDTGSVVSPFYDSMLAKLIVHAADRDSAIAATLAALDHVHVEGVKTTVPVHKMLLARPEFATVTHHSKFIESAPDLLEAK; via the coding sequence AGAAACTGCTGATCGCCAATCGCGGCGAAATCGCCGTACGCATCATCCGCACGGCTCGGGACATGGGCCTCGGCACGGTGGTTGTTGTCAGCGAGCCTGACTCAACCTCCCTCGCCGCACGGACCGCAGACGAATCCGTGGTGGTGGGCCCCGCCCCCGCCCCCGCCAGCTACCTCAACCAGGACGCGATCATTGCCGCAGCCTTGGACACCGGCTGCGACGCAATACACCCCGGCTACGGCTTCCTCTCGGAGAACACTTCCTTCGCCCGCAAAGTAGCGGACGCCGGGCTCATCTGGGTGGGCCCCGACGCCGACGCCATCGAAATGATGGGCAACAAGTCACTGGCCCGCGAGTCAGCACATAAAGCCGGGGTCCCCGTGCTCCGGGGTACCGACGGTCCGCTGGACCCGGACGCGGACGCCGTAGCCATTGCCTCCGGCATCGGTTACCCCTTGGTGGTCAAAGCATCCGCAGGCGGCGGTGGCCGTGGCATCAGGTTCGTCAGCGCTGAAGACGAACTGCTGGAAACCATCGAGATGGCCCGCGGCGAGGCAGCCTCCGTGTTCGGTGACCCCACGGTGTACCTGGAACGCTTCGTGGAGCACGCCCGCCACGTGGAAGTCCAAATCCTGGGCGACGGCACCAATTTCATCCACCTGGGCGACCGGGATTGCTCCATGCAACGCCGATCGCAGAAGGTCATCGAAGAGGCTCCCGCACCGGACCTCCCCGACTCCGTGCGCCGGACCATCCGCGAGTCCTCCGTGGAGCTTGCCCGGCAGTGCGGGTACCAAGGCGCAGGCACCGTGGAGTTCCTGTACGACCCCCTGAACCATGAGGCTGCGTTCATCGAGATGAACACCCGTATCCAGGTGGAACACCCCATCACGGAGCAGATCACCGGGGTGGACCTGGTCCGCGAGCAACTGCTGATCGCAGGAACCGGTTCCATGTCCCTGAGCCAGGAGGACATCACGTTCACCGGGCACGCCATCGAGTGCCGGATCAACGCCGAGGACCCGGGCAACAACTTCTTCCCGAGCCCCGGGCGCCTGGACTCCCTTGAATGGCCCACCGGCGAAGGAATCCGCGTGGACACGGGTGTGGACACCGGATCCGTGGTGAGTCCGTTCTACGACTCCATGCTGGCCAAGTTGATTGTCCACGCGGCCGATCGGGACTCCGCCATCGCCGCCACCCTCGCTGCTTTGGACCACGTCCACGTCGAAGGCGTCAAAACCACGGTACCTGTGCACAAGATGCTGCTGGCCCGCCCCGAATTCGCGACGGTCACCCACCACTCCAAGTTCATCGAGTCCGCTCCCGATCTGTTGGAGGCGAAATGA
- a CDS encoding 5-oxoprolinase subunit B family protein, with protein sequence MTSPSPVLKEARYTWGGDEFLFVEVDESMSLAANFKVMSIARKLSDAALPGVVDICPANASLLVRFNPDVLPPSSLESTVRNIELELLNHNEQVLETRIIEVPVWYDDPFTAEVAQRFREGFHQEPDGTDLDYAAKVNGLQDAAEFIRRHHEQPWLVSMVGFVAGLPFLFQLVERDKQLQVPKYLSPRTDTPKLTVGHGGCFAAIYSVRGAGGYQMFGVAAAPIYDPAQSLADFKDFMVFFRPGDIVKFKPVTEDEYNAIQAQVDDGTYRYRQVPVTFDASKALADPQAYNHELMEALNGI encoded by the coding sequence ATGACAAGCCCAAGCCCGGTCCTGAAGGAAGCACGGTACACATGGGGCGGCGACGAGTTCCTGTTCGTTGAGGTCGACGAATCCATGAGCCTGGCGGCCAACTTCAAGGTGATGTCCATCGCCAGGAAACTGTCGGACGCTGCGCTGCCCGGCGTCGTCGACATCTGCCCGGCCAATGCGTCACTGCTGGTGAGGTTCAATCCCGACGTCCTGCCGCCGTCGAGCCTTGAATCAACGGTCCGGAACATCGAACTGGAACTGTTGAACCACAACGAACAGGTGCTGGAGACCCGGATCATCGAGGTGCCCGTCTGGTACGACGATCCCTTCACAGCGGAAGTAGCGCAGCGCTTCCGGGAAGGATTCCATCAGGAGCCGGACGGTACCGATCTGGATTACGCCGCGAAGGTCAACGGTTTGCAGGACGCCGCAGAGTTCATCCGGCGCCACCACGAACAGCCGTGGCTCGTCTCCATGGTGGGTTTCGTGGCCGGGCTGCCGTTCCTGTTCCAACTGGTGGAGCGGGACAAGCAACTGCAGGTTCCCAAGTACCTCAGCCCGCGCACTGACACACCGAAACTCACTGTTGGGCACGGCGGTTGCTTCGCAGCCATCTACTCCGTGCGCGGCGCCGGCGGCTACCAGATGTTCGGGGTTGCAGCGGCTCCGATTTACGATCCTGCGCAGTCTCTGGCCGACTTTAAGGACTTCATGGTCTTCTTCAGGCCCGGCGACATCGTCAAGTTCAAGCCAGTCACCGAAGACGAGTACAACGCAATCCAGGCGCAGGTCGACGACGGAACGTACCGCTACCGCCAAGTCCCCGTCACCTTCGACGCGTCCAAGGCTTTGGCTGATCCGCAGGCTTACAACCATGAACTCATGGAGGCCCTCAATGGCATTTGA